From the genome of Verrucomicrobiia bacterium, one region includes:
- a CDS encoding peptidylprolyl isomerase: MPLRKIGLSVLLVGNALGFSPAAPVIDALPNASVPAGKSLTLPITATSPLGQPLRYTVTSSNPQISVEVHTNNPFWKLSVAQIAPANASGAYATPFRGGTVTVTNLGDMTFQLFPDRAPHAVEVFQGLTMSGFYDATTIFHRIVPDFMIQGGDPSTNGTGSTVFRYDDEFDPRTIFSGNGQLALANPGKDACGSQFFITQGAQRFLDFKHTLFGQLLRGFPVLTNVINTPRDVSDRPLADVIITRASFVTNYTDTVITLTGPSAAGVSSVIQIIADDGAPGGRATNSFTATTISDAANNAPPFLDPPANLNLICPVNGKVTNAFSATDLEGQAYYWFVLPYDNSATNTAFAIVNDQLQMILTPNPNFSGAIEYQLVISSSPDWPTYYQLFPPSYWPPYDWQRYRFAVGDTAIRATPTAFIAQPQQSFSNQLLAVFTNGIPNSPPGNFTAIINWGDNTLTTNSVVAGSGGLKEVRGAHTYVQSGHYPIRITIQSTLGATTEVVSAAYVAPSLTLARYGAVDVLHWPAWAADYQVQISADLRAPAWSNLPEFPTLNGYEMWLTNTTPQPAAFYRLRR; this comes from the coding sequence ATGCCGCTCCGCAAAATCGGTCTGAGTGTCCTGTTAGTCGGAAACGCCCTCGGGTTCAGCCCGGCCGCTCCGGTCATTGACGCCCTTCCCAATGCTTCGGTTCCCGCCGGTAAGTCGCTGACTCTGCCCATCACGGCCACGTCACCGCTGGGCCAACCGCTGCGTTATACGGTGACCAGCAGTAACCCGCAGATCAGCGTGGAAGTTCACACCAACAATCCCTTCTGGAAATTGTCCGTCGCGCAAATCGCGCCCGCCAATGCGTCGGGCGCCTACGCGACGCCCTTCCGCGGCGGCACGGTCACCGTGACCAATCTTGGGGACATGACGTTTCAACTGTTTCCCGATCGCGCTCCGCACGCCGTGGAAGTCTTTCAGGGTTTGACCATGAGCGGGTTTTACGATGCCACCACCATTTTTCACCGGATCGTTCCCGACTTTATGATTCAAGGTGGCGATCCGTCCACCAACGGTACCGGCAGCACGGTTTTCCGGTATGACGACGAATTTGATCCGCGCACGATCTTCAGCGGAAACGGGCAACTGGCACTCGCCAATCCCGGTAAAGACGCCTGCGGCTCACAATTCTTCATCACGCAAGGCGCGCAACGGTTTCTCGATTTCAAGCACACCTTGTTTGGACAACTGCTGCGTGGATTTCCAGTTCTGACCAATGTGATCAACACCCCGCGCGATGTCAGCGACCGACCGTTGGCCGACGTCATCATTACCCGCGCGTCGTTCGTCACGAATTACACCGACACGGTCATCACCTTGACCGGTCCCAGCGCAGCGGGCGTCAGTAGTGTCATCCAGATCATTGCGGATGACGGTGCGCCCGGCGGCCGCGCCACCAACAGTTTCACGGCGACCACCATCAGCGATGCCGCGAACAACGCGCCGCCCTTTCTGGATCCGCCCGCGAATCTGAATCTGATCTGCCCGGTGAATGGAAAAGTCACCAACGCGTTTTCCGCCACGGATTTGGAAGGCCAAGCCTACTACTGGTTCGTCTTGCCCTATGACAACTCCGCCACCAACACGGCATTTGCAATCGTCAACGACCAGCTCCAGATGATCCTGACTCCAAACCCGAACTTCAGCGGGGCGATCGAATATCAATTGGTCATCAGTTCCAGTCCCGACTGGCCCACTTATTATCAACTTTTCCCGCCGTCTTATTGGCCGCCGTATGATTGGCAACGCTACCGATTCGCCGTGGGTGATACGGCCATCCGCGCCACGCCGACGGCTTTTATCGCTCAACCGCAACAGAGTTTCAGCAACCAATTGCTGGCGGTGTTCACCAATGGAATTCCGAACAGTCCGCCCGGCAACTTTACGGCCATCATTAACTGGGGCGATAACACGCTGACGACGAATTCGGTCGTCGCGGGCAGTGGTGGACTCAAGGAAGTTCGCGGAGCGCACACGTACGTTCAGTCAGGTCATTACCCCATCCGCATCACCATCCAAAGCACGCTGGGCGCAACGACCGAAGTCGTCAGCGCCGCCTACGTCGCGCCGAGTTTGACGCTGGCTCGCTACGGCGCTGTCGATGTGCTGCACTGGCCGGCCTGGGCAGCCGATTACCAAGTGCAAATCAGCGCGGATTTGCGCGCCCCCGCGTGGAGCAACCTGCCGGAATTTCCCACGCTGAACGGATACGAAATGTGGCTCACCAATACCACCCCACAACCGGCCGCGTTCTACCGCTTACGTCGCTGA
- a CDS encoding efflux RND transporter permease subunit, whose protein sequence is MQKLAEICIRRPVFAMMIILSLVVVGTAGYLNLGVDRFPSVDVPVVRINARLPGSSPGEMESNVAQPIEEVVNTIEGIDELRSICGSGSAFIITTFNLNRNIDIAAQDVRDRVATVVRTLPRDMDPPTISKADPDQQPVLSISLAGDRSRRELNEIADKIVKTQIERSPGVGEVTIVGGLERAINIWVDANRLAAYQLPITAVRDAVDRQNANTPGGNVTTAEREVSLRTMGRLAGAKDFNDLVIATRGDYPIRVRDIGWAEDGTKEERSVSRLDGKFNVTLNVVRQSGANTVAVIEGVKQRLETLKTQLPDDLQLEVIRDQSNYIYEALHEIKVHLVLGSILACLVVLLFMRNWRATVIAAVAIPASVIASFGMMKLLGFTLNSVTMLALVLMVGIVIDDAIVVLENIFRFIEEKKMPPFQAAKAATADIGPAVMATTFSLVVIFVPVSFMSSISGRFLYQFGLTSAVSILVSLLVSFTLTPMMSARLLRVRRQSSASASDEEAGPTSAGHADAESRSGFYGWIDRIYTHLLCAAMRRRWLVAGLALLVMASSIPLYKMVRQEYLPSNVDEGEFDVNLTTAEGTGLGAIKVVALRAENEIRQVPGVSSVLSSAGSGFLGGLNSANFFVRLVPHEERTFGWKRLLHWPPWDAFKNNYTQREVQQEIRQRLRKIPDIRFAVRNPQTFVGGGANFDIDFALLGPDLDVLYDYAERLRQKAPELGLQDADITLKLDKPELHVAIDRERAANLGVDTEDIATALRIMVGGEERVTRFRDEAMNEDYDVQVRLRESDRGDAKTIAQLYVPSRRSRSGLVRLDNVVSLAPTQAASRIDRLDRQRQVSLRAGVAPGYAQADRIATLRAEVERMGLPTGYSTRVSGRARELERTFGEFLWAFLLSVILMYIILASQFESLIHPFTILLSLPLSVPFAFLSLLVANQTINLYSALGLLVLFGVVKKNAILQIDHMNKLREHGLERADAILQGNRERLRPILMTTLTLIAGMLPLALGTGPGAEERRAVAVVVIGGQALCLLLTLIVTPVAYSLLDDLAQKLQWKHWRIRQESPVTNPPAATV, encoded by the coding sequence ATGCAAAAGCTCGCTGAAATCTGCATCCGCCGCCCGGTCTTCGCGATGATGATCATTCTCTCGCTCGTGGTCGTGGGCACGGCCGGCTACCTCAATCTTGGCGTGGACCGGTTTCCCTCGGTGGATGTTCCCGTCGTGCGCATCAATGCCCGACTGCCGGGTTCCTCTCCCGGCGAAATGGAATCGAACGTCGCGCAGCCGATTGAGGAAGTGGTCAACACCATCGAGGGCATTGACGAACTGCGTTCCATTTGCGGCTCGGGCAGCGCTTTCATCATCACCACTTTCAATCTCAATCGTAACATTGACATCGCCGCGCAGGACGTGCGGGATCGCGTCGCCACCGTCGTGCGCACCCTGCCCCGCGACATGGACCCACCGACGATTTCCAAAGCGGACCCCGACCAGCAACCAGTACTCTCCATCTCGCTGGCCGGAGATCGTTCGCGACGGGAGCTGAACGAGATCGCCGATAAAATCGTCAAGACGCAGATTGAGCGGTCGCCCGGCGTGGGAGAGGTGACGATTGTCGGCGGACTGGAACGCGCCATCAACATCTGGGTGGATGCCAACCGCCTCGCGGCTTATCAATTGCCCATCACCGCCGTGCGCGACGCCGTGGACCGTCAGAACGCCAACACTCCCGGTGGCAACGTCACCACCGCCGAACGCGAAGTTTCGTTGCGCACCATGGGACGCCTGGCCGGCGCCAAGGACTTTAATGATCTGGTCATCGCCACCCGCGGCGACTACCCGATCCGCGTACGCGACATCGGGTGGGCGGAAGACGGCACCAAAGAGGAGCGCAGCGTCTCCCGGCTCGACGGTAAATTCAACGTCACGTTGAACGTGGTCCGCCAATCCGGCGCCAACACCGTCGCGGTCATCGAAGGCGTCAAACAGCGGCTGGAAACCCTGAAAACCCAACTGCCGGACGACCTCCAACTCGAAGTCATTCGCGATCAATCCAACTACATCTACGAAGCCTTGCACGAAATCAAAGTCCACCTCGTGCTGGGCAGCATTCTGGCGTGTCTGGTGGTGCTGTTGTTCATGCGGAACTGGCGCGCCACCGTCATTGCCGCCGTGGCGATTCCCGCCTCGGTGATCGCGTCCTTTGGAATGATGAAGCTGCTGGGCTTCACGCTGAACAGCGTGACCATGCTCGCGCTGGTATTGATGGTGGGCATTGTGATTGATGACGCCATTGTGGTGCTGGAGAACATCTTCCGATTCATCGAAGAAAAGAAGATGCCGCCGTTTCAAGCGGCCAAAGCCGCCACGGCGGATATTGGTCCGGCGGTCATGGCCACCACGTTCAGTCTGGTGGTGATCTTTGTGCCCGTCTCATTCATGTCGAGCATTTCGGGGCGCTTCCTCTATCAGTTCGGCCTGACCTCCGCCGTTTCAATTCTGGTGAGTCTGCTCGTCTCCTTCACGTTGACACCCATGATGAGCGCCCGCCTGCTGCGCGTGCGACGGCAATCCTCCGCATCCGCTTCCGACGAGGAGGCCGGCCCCACTTCGGCAGGTCATGCCGATGCGGAATCACGCAGCGGATTTTACGGTTGGATTGATCGCATCTACACGCACCTGCTCTGCGCGGCCATGCGCCGCCGTTGGTTGGTGGCCGGCCTGGCGTTGCTGGTCATGGCTTCATCCATCCCGCTCTACAAAATGGTGCGCCAGGAATATCTGCCCAGCAACGTGGACGAAGGCGAATTTGACGTGAACCTCACCACCGCCGAAGGCACGGGTTTGGGCGCGATCAAAGTCGTAGCGTTGCGCGCGGAAAATGAAATCCGTCAGGTGCCGGGCGTGAGTTCCGTCCTCAGTTCGGCGGGCAGCGGTTTTCTCGGCGGTCTCAACAGCGCCAATTTTTTCGTCCGCCTGGTGCCGCACGAAGAACGCACCTTTGGCTGGAAACGCCTGCTCCATTGGCCGCCGTGGGACGCGTTCAAAAACAATTACACCCAACGCGAGGTGCAACAGGAAATCCGGCAGCGTTTGCGAAAGATTCCCGACATCCGTTTCGCCGTGCGCAATCCGCAAACCTTCGTGGGTGGCGGCGCGAACTTCGACATTGATTTCGCCCTGCTCGGCCCGGACCTGGATGTCCTCTACGACTACGCCGAGCGTCTGCGCCAAAAAGCGCCCGAACTCGGACTGCAAGACGCGGACATCACCTTGAAACTCGACAAACCGGAATTGCACGTCGCCATTGATCGCGAGCGCGCCGCGAACCTGGGTGTGGACACGGAAGACATCGCCACCGCGCTACGCATCATGGTGGGCGGGGAGGAACGGGTCACCCGCTTCCGCGACGAGGCGATGAATGAAGATTACGACGTGCAGGTGCGGTTGCGCGAAAGCGACCGGGGCGACGCCAAAACCATCGCGCAACTCTACGTGCCCTCGCGCCGCAGCCGGAGCGGCTTGGTGCGATTGGACAACGTGGTGTCGCTGGCGCCCACTCAAGCCGCCTCGCGCATTGACCGCCTGGATCGTCAGCGCCAGGTCAGCTTGCGCGCCGGAGTCGCGCCCGGTTACGCGCAGGCGGATCGCATCGCGACCTTGCGCGCCGAGGTGGAACGCATGGGTTTGCCGACGGGTTACTCGACCCGGGTTTCGGGACGCGCCCGGGAATTGGAACGCACATTCGGCGAGTTCCTCTGGGCGTTCCTGCTCTCGGTCATCCTGATGTACATCATTCTGGCGTCACAATTCGAGAGCCTGATCCATCCGTTCACCATTCTTCTGTCGCTGCCCTTGTCCGTGCCGTTCGCCTTCCTCTCGCTGCTGGTGGCGAATCAAACCATCAATCTGTACTCCGCGCTCGGACTGCTGGTGCTCTTTGGCGTCGTGAAGAAAAACGCCATTCTCCAGATTGACCACATGAACAAACTGCGCGAGCACGGGTTGGAACGCGCTGACGCCATCCTGCAAGGCAACCGGGAGCGGCTCCGCCCGATCTTGATGACGACGCTCACGTTGATCGCCGGTATGTTGCCACTGGCGCTGGGCACCGGGCCGGGCGCGGAAGAACGTCGCGCGGTCGCGGTGGTGGTGATTGGAGGCCAGGCGCTCTGCCTGTTGCTCACGCTGATCGTTACTCCGGTCGCCTACTCGCTGCTCGACGATCTCGCGCAAAAACTTCAATGGAAACATTGGCGCATTCGCCAGGAGTCGCCCGTAACCAATCCGCCCGCCGCCACGGTTTGA
- the rdgB gene encoding RdgB/HAM1 family non-canonical purine NTP pyrophosphatase, with product MVTLLIATHNPHKAAEIQSLLGLTYRCRHLAEFSNVPTVIEDGATFAGNAGKKALTLASWWKTTQTGSVVDFILADDSGLEVDALAGAPGVHSARFAALDSDVSGNATDADNNAKLLRLLKGVPAEKRTARFKCVMALLPTHGTVATPELFVGACEGRIAFECRGKGGFGYDPLFLPQGYDRTFAELGAAIKNQLSHRARALEHLKARLEARASAT from the coding sequence ATGGTGACGTTGTTGATCGCCACTCATAATCCGCACAAGGCTGCGGAAATTCAAAGTTTACTGGGCTTGACGTATCGTTGTCGGCATTTGGCCGAATTTTCCAATGTCCCGACGGTGATTGAAGATGGCGCTACTTTTGCCGGGAACGCCGGCAAGAAAGCGCTGACGCTGGCTTCCTGGTGGAAAACAACTCAAACCGGATCGGTGGTGGATTTCATTTTGGCGGATGATTCGGGTTTGGAGGTGGACGCGTTGGCGGGGGCGCCCGGCGTACATTCCGCGCGTTTTGCCGCACTCGATTCAGACGTTTCCGGCAACGCGACCGACGCCGACAACAATGCAAAGTTGCTGCGGTTGTTAAAAGGAGTGCCAGCGGAAAAGCGCACGGCGCGTTTCAAGTGCGTGATGGCTTTGCTGCCGACGCACGGGACGGTGGCGACGCCCGAATTGTTTGTCGGTGCCTGCGAAGGACGAATTGCATTCGAGTGCCGCGGAAAGGGTGGTTTTGGCTACGATCCTTTGTTCCTGCCGCAAGGATACGATCGGACGTTTGCGGAACTCGGAGCGGCGATCAAGAATCAACTCAGTCACCGCGCCCGAGCTTTGGAGCATCTGAAAGCGCGGTTGGAAGCGCGTGCTTCAGCGACGTAA
- a CDS encoding glycosyltransferase family 9 protein: protein MTSGKILVIRGGAIGDFILTLPALAALRRQFPQAHLEVLGYPHIIQLAQAGRLVNRTAAIEARELASFFASGGELPEPWRDYFSEFDLVISYLYDPDEIFQNNVKRCSPGQFISGPHRPDEAERRHATQIFLRPLERLAIFDADPIPRLTLPPAATEPVGSLALHPGSGSERKNWPEPQWRQLIEQLVATTDLSLLLVGGEVEGEKLSRLAAVVPSERRAVARNLPLAELARRLQTCRGFIGHDSGITHLAAALGLPCVVLWADTVEEIWRPQGERVRILRPPAGLSRLGVGEVLAGLQPLLERAAASD from the coding sequence ATGACTTCCGGCAAAATTCTCGTTATTCGCGGCGGCGCGATCGGTGATTTCATCCTGACGCTGCCTGCGCTCGCGGCTTTGCGGCGCCAATTTCCGCAGGCGCACCTGGAGGTGTTGGGTTATCCGCACATCATCCAATTGGCCCAGGCGGGCCGGTTGGTGAATCGCACCGCAGCGATTGAAGCCCGTGAGCTGGCCAGTTTTTTCGCGAGCGGCGGCGAGTTGCCGGAGCCGTGGCGGGATTATTTTTCCGAATTCGATCTCGTCATTTCCTATCTCTACGATCCGGATGAGATTTTCCAGAACAACGTGAAGCGCTGTTCGCCGGGTCAATTTATCAGCGGACCACATCGGCCCGACGAGGCGGAGCGCCGTCACGCCACACAGATTTTTCTGCGACCGTTGGAACGCCTGGCCATCTTTGATGCGGACCCGATCCCGCGTTTGACTCTGCCGCCGGCGGCAACCGAGCCGGTCGGTTCGCTGGCGTTGCATCCGGGCAGCGGCAGCGAACGCAAAAATTGGCCCGAGCCTCAGTGGCGTCAATTAATTGAACAGTTGGTGGCGACCACGGACCTGTCACTGCTGCTGGTTGGAGGCGAAGTGGAGGGAGAAAAATTATCGCGATTGGCGGCGGTGGTGCCGTCCGAGCGCCGGGCCGTTGCCCGGAATCTACCGCTGGCGGAACTAGCCCGTCGACTGCAAACCTGCCGCGGTTTCATCGGGCACGATTCCGGCATCACGCATCTGGCCGCGGCGCTCGGCTTGCCGTGTGTGGTGTTGTGGGCGGATACGGTCGAGGAAATTTGGCGACCCCAAGGCGAGCGCGTGCGGATTTTACGTCCGCCCGCCGGCTTGTCCCGGCTGGGGGTGGGGGAAGTGCTGGCGGGATTGCAACCGCTTCTGGAGCGAGCGGCCGCTTCGGATTGA
- a CDS encoding efflux RND transporter periplasmic adaptor subunit, with protein sequence MRFSLKMRIGLAWLGTLVLTGCNPSTTAPSGAKSDLPAHEVRIASAELRPMERTISVIGTLTAQEAATIAAQVAGQLDQNFVDLGDHVQAGQEIALIDTTTYEALANVAAANLARAQANAANAAQNLKRTQDLQREKIASASDLDSAVASAASTQAEVKAAEANEALARLNLDHSRVKAPFTGIVAERIASAGDFLSVGAPIARLVQTDPLRLRLGVPERDASQVRLGQIVRLSLAGDNQRHEGKLSRIAPSLRTDNSMLTVEADIPNPNGLRAGAFVEAEIIINDRENVVSIPADALITFAGLEKVVLLRDGKAVEQGVTTGRRAGRFVELLSGLTAGESVVLNPAGLRTGQALTVVEGQPTPAILPVNAAR encoded by the coding sequence ATGAGATTCTCACTGAAAATGCGGATTGGTCTGGCTTGGCTTGGCACTTTGGTTCTCACCGGGTGCAACCCGTCAACGACGGCCCCGTCCGGCGCAAAATCCGACCTGCCCGCACATGAAGTCCGCATTGCGTCGGCCGAACTGCGGCCCATGGAGCGCACCATCTCGGTAATCGGCACGTTGACGGCTCAGGAAGCGGCGACGATTGCCGCGCAAGTCGCCGGGCAACTGGACCAGAATTTCGTGGATCTGGGCGACCACGTTCAGGCGGGCCAGGAAATCGCCTTGATTGACACCACCACGTACGAGGCGCTGGCCAATGTCGCCGCCGCGAACCTGGCCCGAGCGCAAGCCAATGCCGCCAACGCCGCGCAAAATCTGAAACGCACGCAGGATTTGCAGCGGGAAAAAATTGCGTCCGCCAGCGATCTGGATTCCGCCGTCGCATCCGCAGCCAGCACCCAGGCGGAAGTGAAAGCGGCGGAAGCAAACGAGGCGTTGGCGCGATTGAACCTGGATCATTCCCGGGTGAAAGCGCCGTTCACTGGCATCGTCGCGGAACGGATTGCCTCGGCGGGCGATTTCCTCAGCGTGGGCGCGCCAATTGCGCGGCTCGTGCAAACGGATCCGCTTCGGCTGCGATTGGGTGTGCCGGAACGCGACGCCTCCCAGGTTCGGCTCGGACAGATCGTGCGGCTCTCGCTCGCCGGTGACAATCAACGCCACGAAGGCAAACTCAGCCGGATCGCCCCGTCCCTGCGCACGGATAACAGCATGCTCACGGTCGAAGCCGACATTCCCAATCCCAACGGCTTGCGTGCCGGCGCCTTCGTGGAAGCGGAAATCATCATCAACGACCGCGAGAACGTCGTCAGCATTCCAGCCGATGCGCTGATTACATTTGCGGGATTGGAAAAAGTGGTGTTGCTCCGCGATGGCAAAGCGGTGGAACAAGGCGTAACCACCGGCCGCCGTGCGGGCCGTTTCGTTGAGTTGCTCTCCGGTTTGACCGCTGGCGAATCCGTGGTGCTGAATCCCGCCGGACTGCGCACCGGTCAGGCTTTAACCGTCGTGGAAGGTCAACCCACTCCGGCGATCCTGCCGGTCAACGCGGCCCGCTGA
- a CDS encoding putative Na+/H+ antiporter, which produces MNPSTIEILATVFFGLAVLHTFCVKQFTLWAHRYPPDSAAHQFLHFLSETEVVFGLWAAALFLGLAVVEKSLGAAVTYIDSLNFTEPKFVFVIMVMAATRPVVKLAEALISGVARLLPWAEGISFYLAALVLGPLLGSFITEPAAMTLLALILKERYFNQGISRRCAYATLGLLFVNISIGGTLTHFAAPPVLMVASKWDWNLAYMFLHFGWRAASACLVSGGVIAWVFRAELKQIEPVPARGERVPPSLTLSHLVALALVVVFAHHPDVFFGVFVLFLGVVGATAKHQSKLQLREGLLVGFFLAGLVTLGSLQTYWLKPLLHSLDGSALYFGATGLTAVTDNAALTYLGTLVEGLSDELKYALVAGAVTGGGLTVIANAPNPAGVGILRHAKVFAGAGISPLGLFLGALFPTLVAIFFFWVVHWFI; this is translated from the coding sequence ATGAATCCCAGCACCATTGAAATTCTCGCCACGGTCTTTTTTGGCCTGGCCGTGTTGCACACGTTTTGTGTGAAGCAATTCACGCTTTGGGCGCATCGCTATCCGCCGGATTCCGCCGCTCATCAATTCCTCCACTTTTTGTCGGAGACCGAAGTCGTGTTTGGCCTGTGGGCCGCCGCCTTGTTTCTCGGTCTCGCCGTCGTTGAGAAATCGCTCGGGGCCGCGGTGACCTACATTGATTCACTCAACTTCACCGAACCGAAATTTGTGTTCGTCATCATGGTGATGGCGGCCACGCGCCCGGTGGTGAAGCTGGCCGAGGCACTTATCAGCGGCGTGGCGCGGCTTCTGCCGTGGGCTGAAGGCATCTCCTTTTACCTGGCCGCGCTGGTATTGGGGCCGTTGCTCGGATCGTTCATCACAGAACCGGCGGCCATGACCCTGCTGGCCTTGATCTTGAAAGAGCGTTATTTCAACCAAGGCATCAGCCGGCGTTGCGCCTATGCCACCCTCGGGTTGTTGTTTGTGAACATTTCGATTGGCGGCACACTGACGCATTTTGCCGCGCCGCCGGTTTTGATGGTGGCTTCGAAATGGGACTGGAATCTCGCCTACATGTTTTTGCATTTTGGCTGGCGCGCGGCGTCGGCTTGCCTGGTGTCGGGCGGGGTCATCGCGTGGGTCTTTCGCGCCGAACTGAAGCAGATTGAACCCGTGCCTGCCAGAGGCGAACGCGTTCCGCCCAGTCTGACGCTGTCGCATCTCGTGGCGCTGGCGCTGGTGGTCGTCTTCGCGCACCATCCGGATGTGTTCTTTGGCGTTTTCGTTTTGTTTCTGGGCGTGGTGGGGGCGACCGCCAAACATCAGAGCAAATTGCAATTGCGGGAAGGGTTGCTGGTCGGATTTTTTCTGGCGGGTTTGGTGACGTTAGGCTCATTGCAAACCTACTGGCTCAAACCCTTGCTCCACAGTCTTGATGGCAGCGCGTTGTATTTTGGCGCGACCGGATTAACGGCGGTGACGGACAACGCGGCGCTGACTTACCTCGGGACGTTGGTGGAAGGACTTTCCGATGAATTGAAGTATGCGCTGGTGGCGGGCGCCGTTACCGGCGGCGGACTGACCGTGATTGCGAATGCCCCCAATCCGGCGGGCGTTGGGATCTTGCGCCACGCCAAGGTTTTTGCCGGCGCAGGCATCAGTCCGTTGGGCTTGTTTTTAGGCGCGCTGTTTCCAACGCTCGTGGCCATCTTCTTTTTCTGGGTTGTTCACTGGTTCATTTGA
- a CDS encoding glycosyltransferase, with protein MQVSIIIPAYNEARLLEQTLATIQRHRHIWDAAGFTSELIVCDNNSTDNTAAIAAAHGAQVVFEPINQIARARNRGASIATGDWLLFIDADSLPSAELFAAVAQAIRSGNCLAGGCTIRLQGQHRGAQLLTRGWNWLSRARRLLAGSFIFIEKSTFQSIGGFSEELFTGEELDLSRRLRPLERKTHRRIMILHQHPLLTSDRKMRLYSGRELLGFLFTALLRPRRTMRDKKACFAWYDGRR; from the coding sequence TTGCAAGTATCCATCATCATTCCGGCTTACAATGAAGCGCGACTGCTTGAGCAAACGCTCGCGACGATCCAGCGGCATCGCCACATCTGGGACGCGGCGGGTTTCACGTCGGAGTTGATCGTGTGTGACAATAATTCCACGGACAATACGGCGGCCATCGCTGCCGCACATGGGGCGCAGGTGGTTTTTGAACCCATCAATCAAATCGCGCGCGCGCGGAATCGTGGCGCGTCAATCGCGACCGGCGACTGGCTGCTGTTCATTGACGCCGATTCGCTGCCGAGCGCGGAATTATTCGCCGCCGTCGCCCAAGCGATCCGCTCCGGCAACTGTCTGGCTGGCGGTTGCACGATTCGGTTGCAAGGCCAGCACCGGGGCGCGCAATTACTAACGCGCGGCTGGAACTGGTTGAGTCGCGCCCGGCGGTTGCTGGCGGGTTCGTTTATTTTCATCGAAAAATCCACTTTCCAAAGCATTGGCGGTTTCAGCGAGGAACTGTTCACGGGCGAGGAACTGGATTTAAGCCGACGGTTGCGACCGCTGGAACGAAAGACCCATCGCCGGATCATGATTCTGCACCAGCATCCCCTGCTCACTTCGGATCGGAAGATGCGACTCTACTCGGGTCGTGAACTATTGGGATTTTTGTTTACCGCGTTGCTGCGGCCGCGGCGAACCATGCGGGATAAGAAGGCGTGTTTCGCCTGGTATGACGGACGGCGTTGA
- a CDS encoding inositol monophosphatase: MNVDLKKALAAAETAARAAGQLMRQNLRRPKKVNATTSHDIKLDLDVRCQKLIETKLRRAFPKISLLGEEGDSGATNEARRWVVDPIDGTVNFAYGIPHACVSIALQQRTTQSTYATIVGVIYDPFTDEIWTATQSSPARLNGRVIHVSARKQLSECIVCVGFAKSRHSLQRALPHFVWMARRVRKMRMMGAAALGLAYVASGRFDAYLERGVSLWDVAAGGLIVERAGGKFWTEAIPGRHQIRMVASNGLIHSQLPLPK; the protein is encoded by the coding sequence ATGAATGTGGATTTGAAAAAGGCGTTGGCGGCGGCGGAAACGGCCGCGCGCGCGGCGGGTCAGTTGATGCGACAGAACTTGCGCCGCCCCAAGAAGGTGAACGCGACGACCTCACACGACATCAAACTCGATCTGGACGTGCGCTGCCAGAAATTGATTGAAACAAAATTGCGTCGCGCCTTTCCTAAAATTTCATTGCTGGGTGAAGAGGGCGATTCCGGCGCCACCAACGAAGCGCGGCGCTGGGTGGTGGACCCGATTGATGGCACGGTGAACTTCGCCTACGGCATTCCGCACGCCTGCGTTTCCATTGCGCTGCAACAACGCACCACTCAATCCACCTACGCCACCATCGTCGGAGTGATTTACGATCCGTTCACCGATGAAATCTGGACGGCCACCCAATCGAGTCCGGCGCGACTTAATGGCCGCGTGATCCATGTGAGCGCGAGGAAGCAGTTGTCCGAGTGCATCGTTTGTGTCGGGTTTGCCAAAAGTCGTCACAGCCTGCAACGCGCCCTGCCCCACTTCGTCTGGATGGCGCGGCGGGTGCGCAAGATGCGGATGATGGGCGCGGCGGCGCTGGGTCTGGCTTACGTGGCCAGCGGACGCTTTGACGCCTATCTCGAACGTGGCGTCAGTTTGTGGGACGTGGCGGCGGGTGGGCTGATTGTTGAACGCGCGGGCGGAAAATTTTGGACGGAAGCCATTCCCGGTCGGCATCAAATCCGCATGGTGGCCAGCAACGGCTTGATCCACTCCCAATTGCCGTTGCCAAAGTAA